In the Blautia coccoides genome, AGAGCCGACCAGCAAGGAACGTCCGGCGGCAGTATCCAGAGAAAGCTATGAGAAGCCGCCGCACACAAAAGGCAGAGAGCCAGCGGTAAAACCACAGGAACAGCGCACGCAAGTGGTACGGGAGTCTGGGGCACGTTCCCAGACAGTCAAAGAACCAACAAAGCCACAGGCGGTAAAAGAGCCTGTTCCTGCCGGAACTAAGACTATTCGACAAACCAATACACAGAAAACAAGCCGGAACATCCAGCGTAATACCGTAAAGAAATCCTCCACCCACACAACGAAGAAAGGACGGAAAAAATGAAGCTGCGGCATTTAGCACTGCTTGGTGGGATTTTCACGGTGATTATCAGTCTGCTATTGTTTCTTTTTATTGTCACAGCAGACGACGAGGAAAGCGGCGGCAGTTCCGGCTTTGACTATTCGGGCATGAACCTGTCAGCAGATGTCTTGAAACACCAGCCGACTGTGGAAAAATATGCGAAGCAATACGGCATTTCAGACTATGTGAATTACCTGCTTGCCATCATGCAGGTGGAGTCCGGCGGCACAGCGGTGGACGTTATGCAGTCCAGCGAGTCTTTAGGTCTGCCGCCCAACTCTTTAGGTACAGAGCAGTCCATTGAACAGGGATGTAAATATTTTGCTTCTCTGCTTGCTTCAGCAAAAGCAAAAGGCTGTGATATAAACACCGTCGTCCAGAGCTACAACTATGGCGGCGGTTTTATTGATTACGTGGCAAGCCACGGGAAAAAGTACACCTTTGAACTGGCGGTCAGCTTCGCAAGGGAGAAGTCCGGCGGTGTCAGAGTGACCTACAAGAATAAAATCTCCATCAAAGAAAATGGCGGCTGGCGGTACAAGTACGGAAATATGTTTTACGTCCGGCTGGTAGCACAATATCTGGCAGTACCTAATTTCAGCAATGCCACGGTACAAGCAATCTTCAATGAAGCTCTCAAATATCAAGGCTGGACGTATGTATTCGGGGGCGATAACCCGAACACCAGCTTTGATTGCAGCGGTCTGGTGCAGTGGTGCTATGGAAAGGCTGGTATCAGCCTGCCGAGGGTAGCGCAAGACCAGTACGACGCAACACAGCATATCCCACTGTCACAAGCGAAAGCTGGTGATTTGGTATTCTTCCACAGTACCTACAATGCCGGAACTTATGTCACCCATGTGGGGATATATGCAGGAAATAACCGTATGTATCACGCCGGAAACCCGATTGGCTATGCAGACCTCAACACTTCGTACTGGCAGCAACACATCATTGGTGCCGGACGTGTGAAATCCAACTAAGACAGAAAGGAAATGGTAACTATGAGATTGAAGAAAAAAGAGAAAGAAGCAAAACCCACCAAGGCTAAAAAAGTGCGTGTTCTAAAAGCAGGCACGCATAAGAAATCCGTGATTGCCCTGTGGCTGGTGCTGATTGCCAGCGTCAGCTTCGGGGTGTATAAGAATTTCACCGCCATTGATATACACACCGTCCATGAGAAAGAGGTCATAGAGCAGCGTATCGTGGATACCAACAAGATTGAAAACTTTGTCAAGGACTTTGCAAAAGCCTACTATTCATGGGGGAATAACAAAGAAGCCATTGAAGCAAGGACAAAAGCCATCAGTCAGTATCTAACAAAGAGCTTACAGGACTTGAATGTGGACACGGTGAGAAGTGACATTCCCACCAGTTCTGCGGTGAACGAGGTGAAAATCTGGAACTTGGAGCAGGCTGGCACAGACGAGTACACCGTCCTCTATTCGGTCGATCAGACCATTACAGAGGGCGACCAGACCAACCGCAATATTGCTGCTTACACGGTAGTAGTTCATGAGGATAGTGACGGGAACATAGTAATCACAAAGAACCCGACCATCAGCCGGATACCATCAAAATCCGGCTATGAGCCAAAGACAGCGGAAAGTGACGGAACGGTGGACTCTGCCACCACAGAGGAAGTGACCGAGTTCTTGGAAACATTCTTCAAGCTGTATCCGGTGGCTACGGACAAGGAGCT is a window encoding:
- a CDS encoding bifunctional lytic transglycosylase/C40 family peptidase produces the protein MKLRHLALLGGIFTVIISLLLFLFIVTADDEESGGSSGFDYSGMNLSADVLKHQPTVEKYAKQYGISDYVNYLLAIMQVESGGTAVDVMQSSESLGLPPNSLGTEQSIEQGCKYFASLLASAKAKGCDINTVVQSYNYGGGFIDYVASHGKKYTFELAVSFAREKSGGVRVTYKNKISIKENGGWRYKYGNMFYVRLVAQYLAVPNFSNATVQAIFNEALKYQGWTYVFGGDNPNTSFDCSGLVQWCYGKAGISLPRVAQDQYDATQHIPLSQAKAGDLVFFHSTYNAGTYVTHVGIYAGNNRMYHAGNPIGYADLNTSYWQQHIIGAGRVKSN
- a CDS encoding conjugal transfer protein, with amino-acid sequence MRLKKKEKEAKPTKAKKVRVLKAGTHKKSVIALWLVLIASVSFGVYKNFTAIDIHTVHEKEVIEQRIVDTNKIENFVKDFAKAYYSWGNNKEAIEARTKAISQYLTKSLQDLNVDTVRSDIPTSSAVNEVKIWNLEQAGTDEYTVLYSVDQTITEGDQTNRNIAAYTVVVHEDSDGNIVITKNPTISRIPSKSGYEPKTAESDGTVDSATTEEVTEFLETFFKLYPVATDKELSYYVAGNALKPVNTDYLYSELINPLFTMDGDKVKVSVSVKYLDQRTKAAQISQFDLVLAEIDGNWKIVK